The Nitrospirota bacterium genomic sequence TCGGACATTCCACGCATTCAATGGATGAGTTTGCGGCTATCTTGAAGGCCCATGGCATTGAATTCGTCATCGACGTGAGGACCATTCCGAAATCCCGTCACAACCCTCAATATAACAGCGACACCCTGGCTGCGGCGCTGCACGGAAAGGACGTCGGCTACGAGCATTTGCCGGGTCTTGGCGGGCTTCGCCGCGCAAAGAATGACTCTATCAACAAAGCCTGGGAAAATGCCTCGTTTCGGGGATTCGCAGACTACATGCAGACGGCGGATTTTGAACGGAGTTTGAATAGGCTCGTCGAAACGGCTGTAAAGCAGCCCACGGTGATCATGTGCGCGGAAGCGGTGCCCTGGCGCTGCCATCGCTCGCTCATTGCTGATGCACTGCTCGCTCGCGGGATAACGGTCATGGACATTATGAGCAAGACGTCCGCGAAGGCGCA encodes the following:
- a CDS encoding DUF488 domain-containing protein, which translates into the protein MAEEHAKTSVTIYTIGHSTHSMDEFAAILKAHGIEFVIDVRTIPKSRHNPQYNSDTLAAALHGKDVGYEHLPGLGGLRRAKNDSINKAWENASFRGFADYMQTADFERSLNRLVETAVKQPTVIMCAEAVPWRCHRSLIADALLARGITVMDIMSKTSAKAHTMTPWAHVMGTKITYPGPESAESAHEPHPRRRSALPL